The Planococcus liqunii genome includes a region encoding these proteins:
- the topA gene encoding type I DNA topoisomerase encodes MSDYLVIVESPAKAKTIERYLGKKYKVRASLGHLRDLPRSQMGVDVENNYEPRYITIRGKGPILQDLKKEAKKAKKVFLAADPDREGEAIAWHLANALGVDQSTECRVVFNEITKDAIKESFKHPRKIDMDLVDAQQARRILDRLVGYSISPLLWKKVKKGLSAGRVQSVALGLIIDRENEIKNFEPEEYWSITGEFEKAKKKFEAQFYGTADEKVKLQNESDVKAVMASMKGKDFSVNRVVKKERKRNPSPSFTTSSLQQEAARKLNFRAKKTMMLAQQLYEGIQIGKEGITGLITYMRTDSTRISDTAKKDALDFIVGNYGEDYVTKAAAAKQSAKSQDAHEAVRPTSVLRTPESVKSILSRDLYRLYKLIWDRFVASQMSPAVLDTVMAELQNGDAVFRANGSQVKFPGFMKLYIEGTDDQTEDKDNILPEMAEGDTVKAVAIEPKQHFTQPPPRFTEARLVRTLEELGIGRPSTYAPTLDTIQKRGYVALDAKRFIPTELGEIVHSLVSEFFPDILNIEFTAKMENDLDSVEDGEIDWRAIIDLFYLDFEKDLRVAEEEMEKVQIKDEPAGEDCEQCGSPMVFKLGRYGKFMACSNFPDCRNTKAIVKHIGVTCPTCKEGEIVERKSKKRRIFYGCERYPECDFVSWDKPIERPCPKCAQLLVEKKVKKGVQINCTNCDYKEEVQ; translated from the coding sequence ATGTCGGATTATTTGGTAATTGTTGAATCGCCTGCCAAGGCGAAAACAATTGAACGATATTTAGGGAAAAAGTACAAAGTCCGTGCATCTCTTGGGCATTTGCGGGATTTGCCCCGCAGCCAAATGGGTGTGGATGTTGAAAATAACTACGAACCCCGTTATATCACCATCAGAGGCAAAGGCCCAATTTTACAAGACTTAAAAAAAGAAGCGAAAAAAGCGAAGAAAGTCTTTCTCGCAGCTGACCCGGATCGCGAAGGGGAAGCAATTGCTTGGCATTTGGCCAATGCCCTCGGCGTTGACCAAAGCACTGAATGCCGAGTCGTGTTCAACGAGATTACAAAAGACGCCATTAAAGAATCATTTAAACACCCGCGGAAAATTGACATGGATTTAGTTGATGCCCAGCAAGCCCGGCGGATACTCGATCGCCTGGTCGGATACAGCATCAGTCCGCTGCTTTGGAAAAAAGTAAAAAAAGGCTTGTCGGCTGGGCGCGTCCAGTCGGTTGCTCTCGGCTTGATCATCGACCGGGAAAATGAGATCAAAAACTTCGAACCGGAAGAATACTGGTCCATTACAGGCGAATTTGAAAAAGCGAAAAAGAAATTTGAAGCACAATTTTATGGAACTGCAGATGAAAAGGTCAAATTGCAAAACGAAAGCGATGTAAAAGCAGTAATGGCATCGATGAAAGGCAAAGACTTTTCGGTAAACCGTGTTGTGAAAAAAGAAAGAAAGAGAAATCCTTCCCCTTCTTTTACAACTTCTTCCCTCCAGCAGGAGGCAGCCCGCAAATTAAATTTCCGTGCTAAAAAGACCATGATGCTTGCCCAGCAATTGTACGAAGGCATTCAAATCGGCAAAGAAGGCATAACGGGATTGATTACGTACATGCGTACCGATTCCACCCGCATCTCCGATACCGCGAAAAAAGATGCACTTGATTTTATTGTGGGTAATTACGGCGAAGATTATGTGACAAAAGCAGCCGCTGCAAAGCAGTCCGCCAAGTCGCAGGATGCCCACGAAGCGGTTCGCCCCACAAGCGTGCTGCGGACGCCGGAATCGGTGAAGAGCATCCTATCCCGTGACCTGTACCGATTGTATAAGCTGATCTGGGACCGCTTTGTTGCCAGCCAGATGTCGCCGGCTGTGCTTGACACCGTGATGGCAGAACTCCAAAACGGAGATGCTGTTTTCCGTGCCAACGGTTCACAAGTGAAGTTTCCCGGTTTTATGAAGCTTTATATTGAAGGAACTGACGACCAAACGGAAGACAAAGACAATATTTTGCCGGAAATGGCCGAAGGTGATACGGTTAAAGCGGTGGCCATTGAACCGAAGCAGCATTTCACACAGCCGCCTCCGCGCTTTACAGAAGCCCGTTTGGTCCGTACGCTCGAAGAACTGGGCATAGGCCGTCCGTCAACGTATGCGCCAACACTGGATACCATCCAGAAGCGCGGCTATGTAGCGTTGGATGCTAAGCGCTTTATCCCGACCGAACTGGGAGAAATCGTCCATAGTCTGGTCAGTGAATTTTTCCCGGATATCTTGAATATCGAGTTTACTGCAAAAATGGAAAATGACCTCGATAGCGTAGAAGATGGGGAAATTGACTGGCGTGCCATTATCGACTTGTTCTATCTGGATTTCGAAAAAGATCTCCGGGTCGCAGAAGAAGAAATGGAAAAAGTGCAGATCAAAGATGAGCCTGCCGGAGAAGATTGTGAACAATGTGGTTCACCGATGGTCTTTAAACTGGGCCGCTATGGCAAATTCATGGCGTGCAGCAATTTCCCGGACTGCCGCAATACAAAAGCAATCGTCAAACACATCGGCGTGACATGCCCAACTTGTAAAGAAGGCGAAATTGTCGAACGGAAAAGCAAGAAACGCCGGATCTTCTATGGCTGTGAACGCTATCCGGAATGTGACTTTGTGTCATGGGACAAACCGATTGAGCGGCCGTGTCCGAAATGTGCGCAGCTGCTTGTAGAAAAGAAAGTGAAAAAAGGCGTGCAGATCAACTGCACAAACTGTGATTACAAAGAAGAAGTTCAATAA
- the trmFO gene encoding FADH(2)-oxidizing methylenetetrahydrofolate--tRNA-(uracil(54)-C(5))-methyltransferase TrmFO, whose translation MTKYVNIIGAGLAGSEAAWQVAKRGINVRLYEMRPVKQTPAHHTDKFAELVCSNSLRANSLTNAVGVIKEEMRHLNSVIIESADRASVPAGGALAVDRHEFAGMVTDKVRNHPLVEVINEEVTEIPEGITIIATGPLTSPALAEKIRELTGEEYLYFYDAAAPIVEKDSIDMDKVYLKSRYDKGEAAYLNCPMTEEEFNRFRTALVEAEVVPLKEFEKEIYFEGCMPIEVMAARGEKTLTFGPMKPVGLEDPKTGKRPYAVVQLRQDDAAGTLYNIVGFQTHLKWGPQKEVLRMIPGLENVEIVRYGVMHRNTFINSPRVLQPTYQLKANPNIFFAGQMTGVEGYVESAGSGLLAGINAAKLALGEEQVVLPAETALGSMARYITEADSKNFQPMNVNFGLFPDLGERIRSKQERAEKHAERALAAIHNYMNTVTV comes from the coding sequence ATGACAAAATACGTAAACATTATCGGAGCTGGACTTGCAGGAAGCGAAGCAGCATGGCAAGTGGCAAAACGGGGCATCAACGTGCGCTTGTACGAAATGCGCCCGGTCAAACAGACGCCAGCCCACCATACAGACAAATTCGCCGAACTGGTTTGCTCCAACTCGCTGCGCGCTAATTCTTTAACGAATGCAGTCGGCGTCATCAAAGAAGAAATGCGCCATTTGAACTCGGTCATTATTGAATCTGCGGATCGCGCATCTGTTCCGGCTGGAGGGGCGCTTGCAGTAGACCGCCATGAATTCGCCGGTATGGTAACCGACAAAGTCCGCAATCACCCGCTTGTTGAAGTCATCAACGAAGAAGTGACGGAAATTCCGGAAGGCATCACCATTATTGCAACAGGTCCGTTGACGTCTCCGGCACTAGCTGAGAAAATCCGTGAACTGACCGGTGAAGAATATCTGTACTTCTACGACGCAGCGGCTCCGATTGTGGAAAAAGACAGCATTGATATGGACAAAGTCTACTTGAAATCCCGTTATGACAAAGGGGAAGCGGCTTACTTGAACTGTCCGATGACAGAAGAGGAATTCAACCGTTTCCGTACCGCTTTAGTGGAAGCGGAAGTGGTGCCGTTAAAAGAGTTTGAGAAAGAAATTTACTTTGAAGGCTGTATGCCGATTGAAGTCATGGCAGCGCGGGGCGAAAAGACATTGACATTCGGTCCGATGAAACCGGTTGGCCTTGAAGATCCAAAGACCGGAAAACGCCCTTATGCAGTCGTGCAATTGCGACAGGACGATGCAGCAGGTACGCTTTATAACATCGTCGGCTTCCAGACGCATTTGAAATGGGGACCGCAAAAAGAAGTGCTGCGCATGATTCCGGGACTTGAAAACGTGGAAATCGTGCGTTACGGAGTGATGCACCGCAATACGTTCATCAACTCGCCGCGCGTTTTGCAGCCGACGTACCAGCTGAAAGCAAATCCGAATATTTTCTTTGCCGGCCAAATGACGGGCGTTGAAGGATACGTGGAATCAGCAGGAAGCGGCTTGCTTGCCGGCATCAATGCAGCGAAATTGGCATTGGGCGAAGAACAGGTTGTGCTTCCGGCAGAAACGGCTCTTGGCAGCATGGCCCGCTACATTACCGAAGCGGACAGCAAGAACTTCCAGCCGATGAATGTGAACTTCGGTTTGTTCCCGGATCTTGGCGAACGCATCCGTTCAAAGCAGGAGCGTGCAGAAAAGCATGCTGAACGTGCGCTTGCTGCAATTCACAATTATATGAATACAGTGACTGTTTAA
- the dprA gene encoding DNA-processing protein DprA: MKDDYLQRLLALHYVYPKPLNRLRRLMFDDPELERLAAQRPSELASRLEMQFAQANQLKNAYLEALRTPFCEVYAKHKITPISYRHPHYPDSLMELIDPPAVLYAKGRTELLLASEKIAVIGSRNASPYSRQAIHALLPSLIEQNIVIISGLAKGADAMAHAAAIELGGQTIAVTGSGFMHPYPKENAGLHNIIEEKYLSITEYPPYMQPKRWNFPMRNRIISGLSQGVLVTEAKVKSGTLSTVEHALDHGKDIFAVPGNIFSDLSAGPHKLIAEGAKPVWKGSHILEEYRQLIGKND; this comes from the coding sequence ATGAAAGATGATTACTTGCAGCGGCTCCTGGCTTTGCATTACGTTTACCCAAAACCGTTGAACCGGCTGCGGCGATTGATGTTCGACGATCCGGAACTGGAAAGGCTGGCAGCTCAAAGGCCGTCTGAACTAGCAAGCCGTCTGGAAATGCAGTTTGCCCAGGCAAACCAGTTAAAGAACGCCTACCTGGAAGCCTTAAGGACTCCATTTTGCGAAGTTTACGCAAAACATAAGATAACCCCCATATCTTATCGCCACCCACACTACCCCGACTCCCTTATGGAGCTGATCGATCCGCCGGCCGTCCTGTATGCGAAGGGCCGGACCGAATTGCTGCTGGCCTCCGAAAAAATAGCAGTCATCGGCTCTCGGAATGCTTCTCCTTATTCTCGGCAAGCCATCCATGCGTTGTTGCCTTCTTTAATTGAGCAAAATATTGTCATTATCAGCGGTCTGGCTAAAGGGGCAGATGCAATGGCACACGCAGCGGCAATTGAGCTCGGCGGGCAGACCATCGCTGTGACTGGCAGCGGCTTTATGCATCCGTATCCGAAAGAAAACGCCGGCTTGCATAATATAATAGAAGAAAAATATTTATCCATAACCGAATATCCGCCTTATATGCAGCCGAAGCGCTGGAATTTCCCTATGCGAAACCGCATTATCAGCGGGTTGTCGCAAGGCGTCCTCGTGACGGAAGCGAAAGTGAAAAGCGGTACTTTGAGCACGGTGGAACACGCTTTGGACCACGGAAAAGATATTTTTGCTGTTCCGGGAAATATATTTTCCGACTTGTCTGCCGGGCCGCATAAATTGATTGCAGAAGGCGCAAAACCTGTCTGGAAAGGCAGTCATATTCTTGAGGAATACAGGCAATTAATTGGGAAAAATGATTAG